DNA from Solanum stenotomum isolate F172 chromosome 3, ASM1918654v1, whole genome shotgun sequence:
cttcttcatacttctttttccttcttcttcttcagactTTAGAGTACTTCTACCTCTGTTTTTTTCCTCACTGTTTTGACTTTTGTTCTGTTTTTCTTCTCATTCAAGTTCTAAACTTTTAGTATGTACCAtctattttcagtttttgaattgaaatatttgctagtatgttattgctattgagattttgattatttatatatgcaattaaataCATTAATTTTTGGGTATTAATTGGCGCCGCACTTCAAAAAGGTGAGCGCTTTGTGGCAAGGCAGACCCTTGTTGCATTTCGCCGTCTAAAACACTGCTGCAGAGTTATCACTATCCTCAGGGTTGCTAAATATATTTACTTCTTTGGTACCCAAAAGGGACATGTGCTTACCAGTAATCTGGCGACCTGCCCTGAGTTTTGGGCCCCAATGCCTTTCGGGATTAGGAAGGAAATGAGCAACCTTCTTGTCCTTTCCCTTGCTAGGGGATTCAACATCCCAAGCAAAATTAGCCTGAAATGAAAATGATGCTGAGATGCAACTTCCAGAAACGAGACTGGTAAGCATATTACAATAGAAGTCAGCTGTGTCGTCCCCaagaatcaaaatataatgttCTTGAATTAAAGAACAAGTGAGCTACAACACAAGTTGACATGTAAATTGGTGTACGTATATCCATGGAGGTTGCTAAGTTTCTCACAGCACAGGCACAGGTTGTTATTCACCTGAAAATCCTCCTTTTGGCCACACTTAAGGAGTAAATGATGGCGAGATTGTCatcaaagaaaatcaaaatttgaatcatGGTAACTTCGTAACAAGTATGGAAAATTGAGGTAGCAATTCTCTTAATGCTGCACTCAGATGATGGCCTGACATTGAATTCTGGGGAAGCAAAAGTCTCAGGAGATTTGAGCAAGAGTCAAGAAATTGGAATGTCTCAATCCATTAACCAAACATTGCTGCAAATGTTGGAGCTTAAGAATATACAAAGCTAGACATTATCTATACTCCTAGCTAGCTTTAGAATAGTAAGGTCAAAGCTCACCTGCAGAACAGGTTCCTTGGAAAGAATCACAGTTCCAGGATGGTGAGATGGTTGAGCTTTCACAGGATGATTTTTGACCTGCACAAAGAATTTTAGTACTTCGTTTCATTCACACAAACAAAAACTATACACATGAAAACAAGCAAATGATTATTCATAATTATGAGATTAGGCTATACAACAGAAACAACCTGACAGAAGTCAATTTTTTGTACAGAAACTTCAAGTTGCAATGAAATGTTACGAGTTACTTTTCCTTTATTCTTCATGGCTACTTTTTCTTTAGggtttttcctttcttttcttctttcattttcaaGGCCAACAAAACAAGAGCTGACAGAACAAGGAACAGTTACCCAGCAACGCATGATATCCCAAATGGTATGCATAGGAGCATCTGTTTTCAATCCCAAAGGATTCACATGAGTCCCTGATGTACGATATCCTGCATTGATTACAGCAGAGCGAAACATAACTGCTGAGGGAGAAGTGCATTTCAGTGTTGCAGAGATATTGTGCAAACTAAGAAATAGAGGAATATCAGGTAATTCCTGCAAATAAGTACACTtcatcagttttttttttttgataaagataAGTACACTTCATCAGTTACGCATCCAATAAGAAGTCCAGCAGATCAGAAGTTCCCCACCCCAGCTTTCCTTAAAGTTTTGTGCAATGAGCATGACAGCAAAAGATTGACGGCCTAATGGTTTCAAAAATGGGGGAAAAAAAGGGAGTGGGGGGGGGTTTCATGATTGATTATCAAGATGTTAAACACAGTGAACTAAAAACAATTTACCAAAGGTTTACAAGAAGCTCTTTCATCAGCTTTAAGTTAAACAGCTTATGAAAACAGAAATAGAAATGTTATGAACAGAAATGAAATGAGAAAATCAACTATTAACCACACCTCTGAAACTGCTGTCAACATAGCACAGATTCGATCATACGCTGGATACTGTTCCTTCATAGATTTCACATCAGCAAGTATGGCAGCTACCCATTCTTGATCATGGATGGGTGCAGACCATATGGGTCCACCCATATTGAATTTTTTACCACAATCACTGCAATCTTGAGAAATAGCAGGGCCAAATCCAGGGTGGTATCTGAGGGTGTTACTCTAAAAAAGCAGAAAAGATTCAATAAAGATGTGGCTATCCACTTAAATGCGCGTTGAAACAATGTTTAGTGAGGATTAATTGTTACCAAATTCTACCAATGGAACCCATGATCTAAAGGAAAAAGGAGATGCCTTCTACACTGCACACATACAACAGTCTAAAGGTTTCCTACATCTTTCTTGCAATAAATAGATGAACTATCATTCTGACAACCAATCATTTCTTATCGTCCACAATAGACCAAGAAACCAAGAAGATAGCAGAATTAGAACATTTCCAACTAGAGAAGTTGCAGATTATACTGCCTACATAGGTTTTTCCATTTTCCAATATCATTGTCATTAACTTTGAATTTCCCATTTTAATCTAAATGAGATGATCTATAGTCACACAAAtctctttgatttattttagaccacaagtatCAATAgtctttttttcattcttagCAAACAccttcacataaattggaacagagAAGTTAAGAATGAAGAATATTATGAACATCTTTTGGAACTTCTTTACACTAAATTACCTACATATCTAGGCCATTCGGAGAGAATGAGCAGCTCAGTCCAGCAGAGCCAGTTGTACAATGAAGATACAACAGAGATTTGGATAGGACACAAACCTTTGAGATAGTCCTCCCGACTGGCTGAAGATGGAAAGAATCGCACCCGTTACACTGATACACATATGAGAGCTTCAGAGGAGCATTCCTCATAGCACTTGCTGAACTATAGACAATTATTGAAATCTTTAACTTGACTATCAGAAGAGTACAACAATAACCTAAGCAAGACTGGGCTAACAGTTTAAGTCTAAAGGAGAAACACTCACCTATAGATACGAACAAAAACGCGGACATAGAAGtccatatgaacagataatactgGAACAATATATCTTTTGTACCGATTTGCATGGCTCTGgaataaaaatagaaacaacaatgaatataaaaattaaatgtgaTGAATTGACAATTATGAAGGCCAAAAATTGCTGTTCAGTTTTAGAATATAcggaaaagggccaaaaatacCTCTGGACTATCGGAAAAGGTTTAGATATATCCCTCATACATCTATTTGGCTAAAAATGCCCCTCTATTCGAAAAGGTTTGTACTGATTTGCATGGTTCTGAAATAAAAAACAGAAATAACAATGgatataaaaattaaaggagtattttttagccaaataaatgAATGGTATATTTAAACCTTTTCGGATAGTCCAGGGATATTTTTTTCCCTGTTCCGTAGAATATAGGGAATTAAAAATGAGAGTACTCCTAATTTAGTAcatgaaattttcaagtgtcAGGTCTTCCCTCTCTCTCTGTTAGAGTAACTTCAACATCCTACAGTACGTTATCTTGAACACTATACATAATGATAGAAATCACAGAGAGACACCAGATATCATGACATCCAACTTCATAACAGACACAAAATTTCCACAAAGCACGTACCTCAATGCAGGCAAGAAGGATCCGCAAAGCCATTTCATGGCAATATTTCCCTCTCAATGGATACGAGCCATATCTAGTTGCGCATGACATCAAGTAAGACACGTTCCATGATGAATAAAATTAGATAATTCCAGAAGCAAGAGAATATGAATTTACTTGGAATAGCATACTTCTCCATTTCCCCCGCATAACACTGCCAAATCAGTAGCAGTACACATCAATATCCCCCCATCTACAACTGATTGAACAGCAGAATCCAAGAACACAGATGGCGATCCATAAGGATCAAGATCAACCTGCAACAACAGTAAGCAGAAATATAAGAATGGTAGTTCATTTCTGAAGATAAATTAGACAAGCTAACTAAGAAACTTGAAACTAACTATACTGCATTAATTTTCCATGTTTATCAGTACCCAACAAAGGTTTTACTTGTTATAGGCCATTACTAGATGCACCTCTGCAAAAGGTCATTTCTATTGAAGAATGTTAAAATATAATAGTTAAGGGTATAATCCTACCACATCAAATTCTTTGGGATGGGTAAGCATATAAACTCGAGCATCAGCAAGGTGGGATTCCAGCTTTGAGCATGCCACAGAACCATTGAATCTTATGTTTCTCCTGCAAGATTCAACAGAGACTGCACAGAGAAGAAATATTCTAATGACAAACATGACAAAGTCAAATGGTGATAGAACAACCTTTATGTCTGTTCAAAATTTTAACTCTTGAGATTTTAGTTTGATAAACATATCATCTTGCGGACAAGTCTAAAAGGATCTATCATTTAACGACTACATAAGATGCTTTCAATACTTCTAAATTCACAAATAGTGATCTTCtcataaatattaaaactttacaGGATCCACTTTGTTGTATCCACCAAGATTAGCTTTTCTATGATTTAGAACTAAATGAGGAAATTTAAGCATGTTTCTGGAAACATAATACACATGTATTCCAATCAAACGCTCACAATTAAGCTAGACATTGTGAAACTATTCATTGAAACATTTTTAGATTTCTGTATCACAATCTCTTCAATCCCATGCTACAATTGCTTCTCGCTTTTCCTCTTATTTTCTCTCCTTTGGTTAAGGAATGTGGGCAGGGCACAATGAGATTTTCTAATTCTAATTGCACCACATAAACGGAGTTGGAATCACCTTTGTCATTGTCAAGGGCCACAACTTGACCAATTCCTTCTACTTCACGTGCATATCTTAAAGCCCTCAATCCAGAAGCTGAAAGAGCCtgttaaataaattgaaagacaAATGTTGATCAATCAGTGCAAACTTCTACAGTGTAAGTCTTCCAGAAGACATATTCAATAATCAGAAAGACTAACAATCAACATGAAATGACAAAGAAACCTCAAGAACTCGTGCTGGCTTTAGTTCTAGGTCTTTCCGCCTTAGGTTTCTTGTTTGCACATCTGAAATACTACATTGTTCATCTTGGGACATCTCTTCCAAGAGTTTACACCCATCACTGGACATTCCATTATGCTGGGAAGAATCAGCTGGAGGTTCCATTTCAGAAACTGATTCATCTGGTACCTTAGGGCCAGCCTTAGCTTGTCTGGCCAACATTGCTTTGTGCTCTAGCTTGCGTTGTGATATAAAGGTCCTCAAAACAGCAATAGACATATCTCTGTTGTTCACCTGGTGTTGATAAATTTTAACTGTCAGATCATGGTAACCCAAAGTGAAAAAGATGAGCTCCATTGTGGTGGCTACAACAACCCTTGAAGGTTATAGCACAAATCTTCCTTAAAATGCAAtagcaaatcaagaaaatacaaaaacagAAAAGCAATTACACACATAGttttttattactatataaatacCGCAACTTAcgcaaaaaaatcatttaatgccCAAGGAGATGGTTGAGTGACATAGGTATAGGAGAAGTAACCACCTGATATCTCAGGTTCAAATACCTGGTGCACACTCAACGTGAGTCCATCTGCTCCAACCATAACAAGACAGGTTTTCCCTACATCTGAGCTTGTATATTGGCAAGCTGACTGGTGGATTAGTGAAGGTGCCCACAAAAGTGCCATACCACCATCATTAGAAAGAATCCAAAAAACACTATAAAAACTCAACCAAGGTGTTCTTGCTTCTGACCACAAAAACAACACTTACCAGTTTGTGTCCTAACAAAATGATTGTAAGATTTGCCATCTCCATGTCTATTTCTTACCAGTTTGTGTCCTAACAAAATGATTGTAAGATTTGCCTTCTCCATGTCTATTTCTCCCAATTTCTTACTCTCTCACACATGTTACACCAGAAGATCAGTGATTCAATGTCATAGATGTTCCATACATTATATCCCTCACTTGAGGGTTGAGACTTCCCAATGTACAAAAAGTTGCTCATATGAGAGTGCTTTCAAACTTTGTCCTCATCCCTCTCCCTCCGAGTTTATTTGTAACACCTCATAACTCTAAGCTAAGGTGTGACTAATTCGGCGTTGATAAATCTAATCGAACTCTGGCGAATAAGGTAGTATCTAAGCCAAAAGACCAAGAAATACAGTGTACTATTGTGTTGGACCAAGACATAAGGCTCAAAATGGTTCAAGATTCCAAAGTGCGACATTGACAAAAAGAGATTGACAAAAAGAAATAATGTTTTCATCTGCCAAGAGAGGCTACGGACTAGCACCACATCATATAGTCATGATAATACGTTTACTAAGCTTGTTGGAAGTGATTTAAGGTCTAAAGAGAGATCTAGCACTAACTCGAGTTGAAAGTCACACTACGAACAACTGTTCTGAATGAGTTCACACAAGGTCCAACTTCAAATAAGTATATCTCCCAAGATATAAAGAGTCAAGTGTTGACTtatctatcaaattaaagtttcTTGAGACTAGTTTCAATGAAACAAACTGCTCGTCAATCTGACCTCAGTACAAAAGGTTATGCGCATTTGACTATAGACCTATGCAGCACCCAAATGCATGCGATGGAGCATGCAATGCACTGACAAATGCATGTGGTGCATTGAAGATTTAAGTTAGTCAGAGTTTGTTTTATAAGCTATAACATTGGGAATTCATTTGGGGTGTTCTTGGAAGATCTTAGCGGATGTTTCTCCCAAATTCTCTCCTCCTTCCACTCTCCAAAGCCGAAGGAAAGTAATTGAACTTGGAAGTTAGCTCAATCTCCCATTCTAGCCAGGAAATTCACACAATCCATTCTTGGACTCTATGAACAAGCTCTCTCCTGGGAGAATTCAAGTAAAGAAGTTGTTATCTTCATCAACCAAGGTATTGTTCTTCTCATACTCTAGTATATGGACTGTATTGGCGTTTTAAAGTATGTTTTACAGTAAGGATTTGCGGGACGGTGATCAGAAGCCGTAAGCCCAAGTTTTGCTATTTGTTTGAGATGGTTAGGGGTTGTTTTATGTGCTGTAAGGTGCGGGAGGTACTTGGTTGGCCTCATAAAGTtttgttgtgttgttgtgaGCTAGGTGTAAAGATATGGCACCTGGCCTAACTcaaaaagctagctcatgaggggaggattgcccaagccacTCAAAACAAGGCCACAATCTCACAGCTATGGAACCCTCAGGGTTGGAATCTCATATTCAGGAGAGCTTTCAATGATTGGGAAATCGAGAGGGTCATTAATCTGTTTCAGATCCTCAACGCTTTCCCAGGCACCTCCACTGAACCTGATAAGCCTATTTGGAGATGGCAAAGCAAAGGTGTGTTTACAGTAAAGTCATGTTACAACAGATACAATATTGGCAAAACACAGATCTGAAACTGGCCATGGAAGTTAATATGGAAGATAAAAATGCCATTGAAGATCTCATGTTTTGCTTGGTTAGTGTGCAAAAGGGCCTGCTTAAcacataaagtgcttcaaaagAAAGGCAAACAATTATGCTCAAGATGCTTTATGTGTGATCAAGATGCAGAAGTTAATAGTCACTTATTCCTTCATTGCAAAGTAGCTACAAGCTTGTGGAACATGTTTCTTGGTCTTCTTGGTGTATGCTGGGCAATTCCAAAGTCCACTAAGGACTTGCTCTACAGCTGGAAGGAGATAGGAAGAAGGGAGTCAAATGAAGATTGGAGGGAGTTAATCCCAGCCTGCATCTGGTGGTCCctatggaaagaaaggaacGGAAGATGCTTTGTGGATATGAGAAACAACATCCAGAAAATTAGAATGAATTGTCTTAGTCTTTTGtacttttggtgtaaacaagatATGATGGGGGATATAGAACTTTTTGCTGACTTTATAGGTAATTTGTAATATCCCATAGGGTAGTTTGATATGCTCTGATGAGATTGTAAGTGACCTATGCTCATCATTTTATTTGATGATGAGCCTTTTGTGAATACACAACTAcctttatctcaaaaaaaaaaacaaagtccatataaggagaccaccaGAGAATTTTACCCACTTTAACACCCCCTTTCACACCCAGGCCCAACTGGAGCGTGGACCGGGAGCCCAAACAGGGATGAATCTGTAAAGATATGGCACCTAGGcgtaactcaaccccaaaaactagctcatgaggggaggattgcccaagtccatataaaGAGACCATCAATCCACTCctcaaccaatgtgggacttttacccactctaacactAGGAAAGAGGAAGAGTGGTAAAACACTATTGTGAAGGGACTTTGGAGCTTTACACTCGTCAAGTGTTCATCAAAATGCCTAAATGGCTTAAGCATATGTTTAGTTGTTAACATAAGTTCCTTATCATTATTGTTATAGATTAAAGCCGCGAGAAGTGTTTTGATCGTCTTAATACGCGATGGATTGGAATCGAGCTATGTAATGCTAAATCCTTTTTCCACTGTTATGGCATGACCTCTCAATTAAATGTTTCTCTTATATGAGTTTGTGAGGTCCTAAATGATGAACAACATGAGTGACCATGCTATATGCTTCATGCTTACACACACCATTCCGGTATTGTCGCTCCTATTGAGTCAAGCTTTTATGATCACTCTATATGGTCTATAATTTCTCTATTTGAGACATTCATTCTCCTCTATTATGAGATGTTTAAGTTCCTCTACTTAAGAGGTTAATGTTCCTCTATTATGAGATGTCTTAGTCCTTCTACTTGAGAGGTTCACGTTCCTCTATTATGAGCTTTAGTTCCTCCATTTGAGACGTTCACGTTCCTCTATTACGAGATGTCTAAGTTCCTCTATTTGAGATGTTCATGTTCCTCTGCTATGAGATGTATAAGTTCCTCTAATTGAGATAATAGTGTTCAACTATGTGAGATGTAGATATTCCTCTAAATGAGATGTCAGTATTACTCTGCATGAGATGTATAATGACTCTGAACGAGATGTTAGTACTCCTCTACATGTGATGTATATATTTCTCTAAATGACATGTTAGTATTCCTCTACACATGAAATGTATAATTCTTTTGAATGGGATATCAATTTTCCTTTACGTGGATGTATATATTCCTCTAAATGCGATGCCAGTATTCCTCTACAGGAGATGTATAATTCTTGTAAATGAGATGTCAGTATTCATATAAGTCAGATGTATATTCTTGTAAATGAGATGTTAGTATTCCTCTACATGAGATGTTTATGTCTCTCTACGTAGATGTCCATAATTCCTCTATTTGAGATGTCCATGGTTCCTCTAAATGAGATGTCCATAGTCCCTCTGAATGAGAAGTCCACGGTTCTTCTACTTGAGATGTTTCTGTCATGAATGTCAAGTGAATCACTTACAAAGTATGATAAACATAACAAAAGAAtgtaattttattgattgacAAGCATGCCTAATTTTAAGAGCGCCTTCCATAATGTGAAAGGTGAAGCCTAAGTGTGGTTATGCATTAGATTGTCTTCTAGGCCCCCATTGATTAGctaattgatgaaataatgATGCCTCTCTTAAATGTCTTATGTGGTTTATACTTTCATGCCATGATGCTATGCACAAAGAAGATTATGACTGAAACAACTTAAGAATCTGATAAGATACAAATAAGTATGTGCCATGAGTGCCATCTGAATTTCAACTTTGTATGCATATGATATTTGCCTATAAATGGTAGCAAAGACAGACCCCTAGAGTGACTATAGTGTATTTGATATCGTGTCAAGTCACGAGGCTCCAGAGTGGCCACAGTATATTTGATGTCGTGTAAAGTCACGAGGCCCCCATAGTTCCACAACATATTTAATGTCGTGCAAAGTCATGAGGCCCCAGAGTGGCCATAGTAAACATAATATCGTGTGAAGTCACGTGGCCCCAGAAACGCCACAATATGTTTGATATTGTGCATTGCACAAAGCCCCCAGTGTGGCTATAGTATATTTGAATACTACACCTAGAGACTAAAGAAACAGTTAAAGTATAAAGATCCAAAATAAGTTAATGTATACATACCCAAGAAGAACTAAGTATAAAGACCCAGAATATGTTACAGTATAGAGATCTATAAGATGTTCCTCACACCCAGATGCTACAGTATGCTATATTTTATGCTTCATAATATGTTACCACAAGATGATTCTTATTGCATTTAATTTTGTGCCAAGAATATAACAAATCACAATTATGTCGGTCTTGGATTATCTATGTTAAAGTGAAGTTATGTGTGAATCattgcattttattttatttttggtaactGTGGAACATGTCAATCATTATATTTGACTAGCAGAGTATTGTAGAAACAGTATGTTAGCATATCCTCTACTTAATAGTAGGAGAATAATTGCTTAACCTCATTGTACTGGATTAAGACTTCTATATACAGACCCTATACTGTAATGTCAATGATCAATACTGCAAAACATATCTTCTTCTCGTTTATCTCAATGATCAATTCTTCAAAACAtatcttcttctctttatttcttACACAACATAATATTGGTATAGACTCAAATAGCTTCTACCTACTAACCCAGAGAACTTACACTGCCTACCAGGTGAACggcttcttcttccttttttcttgtTGTCAATGATAGGTACTACTCTTCTTTCAAGTGTCCAATGCCGCTCCTCTTTTCAATCAATGTTGATCCTACTTTCttgttttctctcatttttcacaTGGAATCAGAGCCTCTGTGATCTTGGTAAAGATAAGAAACTTTTGTCAACCGGTGTATATCAAGCCTTATGTCACCACTTCCCAGCCAAAGATTTATTTCCTTCATAATTATAGTGTTACTTCTTCTTTCCATTGGCCGTCCAGGAACACCCTCCATCTCCGGCAATTGTCCAATATCatgcttttttcttttctttttttacttttcttttttgatgacCGTAGTGTCCGGGCCAGTTTACgcacacctcaactaattccacgaGATACTTGTCACCTTCCACTAGCAGTAGGTACCATGTAACTCTGTCCACTAAGGCTAGAACAGTTGAAAataatcacctagtgtttttggtCTCCACTGAGTTTTGAACATGAGACCTCAGGGTTCTCAACCAcatcattgaccactaggccacaacTACCATTTTCTAGTAAACCAATTTAGCCCCAACTatcatattttttcatcaattttttgtgGCGACTCTCAAGAacaatattttccaaatttctTCTCTTCTATATTCTTCACGGTACCAGAGTATGTTTATTGAGTCATAGTTGAGGGatgattttagccaaaaactcgTTCTATATAAAGTGATTGTTTGGCTGATTCTGGCAGTTTGAATTCAGAGTGTACTCAATGCCAGGCATTTTAATTCAAAGAAAAGCTTTGAAGTTGAGCAATATCTTACAGCTTAACTCAAGGCAATGAGAGTAAGATAATCAGAAGATACCAAAATAGCAATAAAAGGGCCCAGTTTTGCACATAAcgaaatcttttttttatctaaaattaCCTACATTTCAATACGAGCAGAGAAGTTACTTAAAATGTTGAATGGAAAGCAAAAAAGAAGACCTGAGTTTTGTTGTAAAAGACTTGATTTGTAGCATGCATGAGAATCTCAGCTTCTCCTTCTTTAATAACGGTGTAATCTTTCAGATCAAAGGAAGTGTTTTTCAGCTGCTTCTCTTCATCCCCAATTTCCTCTTCACTGGACATACTGTGTTCCATTAAAATGGCGATGGCGGAGGCAAATGTTGTGCCAAATTGGCAGTGACTAGACCGGAGGCAGTTGTTGTGGCAAAAGGGGCAGTGACGAGAGAGAGTAGTTTACTTAATTCTTCTCATTGTATGATTGATAGGGATACCACTAGCCTTCAACAACCAAACACCCTACTTCCACAATTTCATTCATATTATTTaggaaaaagggtcaaaaataccccaactttgatTTATTGTTTGACTTTATGCTTgccgttaaaatgaagttaattttACCTCtcccgttactaatttcaccaaaaCTACCCCTCATTAGATGGAATTCCCAAAATTGACCCAAATTAACCCAAATTACccgaattaaaaaaaaaaaaaaccatactCCCTATTTTTAACCCAATGACCCGACCCCTCTAGGATAACCCGATTAACCCAATTAACCCAATGCCATGTTACCCATTCCCACAACAACAACCCTTCTTCCCACAACTTGCTCCCAATTCGACATGAAAATCGCCCAACAATTC
Protein-coding regions in this window:
- the LOC125858443 gene encoding probable tRNA (guanine(26)-N(2))-dimethyltransferase 1 isoform X1, with translation MEHSMSSEEEIGDEEKQLKNTSFDLKDYTVIKEGEAEILMHATNQVFYNKTQVNNRDMSIAVLRTFISQRKLEHKAMLARQAKAGPKVPDESVSEMEPPADSSQHNGMSSDGCKLLEEMSQDEQCSISDVQTRNLRRKDLELKPARVLEALSASGLRALRYAREVEGIGQVVALDNDKVSVESCRRNIRFNGSVACSKLESHLADARVYMLTHPKEFDVVDLDPYGSPSVFLDSAVQSVVDGGILMCTATDLAVLCGGNGEVCYSKYGSYPLRGKYCHEMALRILLACIESHANRYKRYIVPVLSVHMDFYVRVFVRIYSSASAMRNAPLKLSYVYQCNGCDSFHLQPVGRTISKSNTLRYHPGFGPAISQDCSDCGKKFNMGGPIWSAPIHDQEWVAAILADVKSMKEQYPAYDRICAMLTAVSEELPDIPLFLSLHNISATLKCTSPSAVMFRSAVINAGYRTSGTHVNPLGLKTDAPMHTIWDIMRCWVTVPCSVSSCFVGLENERRKERKNPKEKVAMKNKGKVTRNISLQLEVSVQKIDFCQVKNHPVKAQPSHHPGTVILSKEPVLQANFAWDVESPSKGKDKKVAHFLPNPERHWGPKLRAGRQITGKHMSLLGTKEVNIFSNPEDSDNSAAVF
- the LOC125858443 gene encoding probable tRNA (guanine(26)-N(2))-dimethyltransferase 1 isoform X2 codes for the protein MEHSMSSEEEIGDEEKQLKNTSFDLKDYTVIKEGEAEILMHATNQVFYNKTQVNNRDMSIAVLRTFISQRKLEHKAMLARQAKAGPKVPDESVSEMEPPADSSQHNGMSSDGCKLLEEMSQDEQCSISDVQTRNLRRKDLELKPARVLEALSASGLRALRYAREVEGIGQVVALDNDKVSVESCRRNIRFNGSVACSKLESHLADARVYMLTHPKEFDVVDLDPYGSPSVFLDSAVQSVVDGGILMCTATDLAVLCGGNGEVCYSKYGSYPLRGKYCHEMALRILLACIESHANRYKRYIVPVLSVHMDFYVRVFVRIYSSASAMRNAPLKLSYVYQCNGCDSFHLQPVGRTISKSNTLRYHPGFGPAISQDCSDCGKKFNMGGPIWSAPIHDQEWVAAILADVKSMKEQYPAYDRICAMLTAVSEELPDIPLFLSLHNISATLKCTSPSAVMFRSAVINAGYRTSGTHVNPLGLKTDAPMHTIWDIMRCWVTVPCSVSSCFVGLENERRKERKNPKEKVAMKNKGKVTRNISLQLEVSVQKIDFCQVKNHPVKAQPSHHPGTVILSKEPVLQANFAWDVESPSKGKDKKVAHFLPNPERHWGPKLRAGRQITERILKMLVGIGR
- the LOC125858443 gene encoding probable tRNA (guanine(26)-N(2))-dimethyltransferase 1 isoform X3 is translated as MEHSMSSEEEIGDEEKQLKNTSFDLKDYTVIKEGEAEILMHATNQVFYNKTQVNNRDMSIAVLRTFISQRKLEHKAMLARQAKAGPKVPDESVSEMEPPADSSQHNGMSSDGCKLLEEMSQDEQCSISDVQTRNLRRKDLELKPARVLEALSASGLRALRYAREVEGIGQVVALDNDKVSVESCRRNIRFNGSVACSKLESHLADARVYMLTHPKEFDVVDLDPYGSPSVFLDSAVQSVVDGGILMCTATDLAVLCGGNGEVCYSKYGSYPLRGKYCHEMALRILLACIESHANRYKRYIVPVLSVHMDFYVRVFVRIYSSASAMRNAPLKLSYVYQCNGCDSFHLQPVGRTISKSNTLRYHPGFGPAISQDCSDCGKKFNMGGPIWSAPIHDQEWVAAILADVKSMKEQYPAYDRICAMLTAVSEELPDIPLFLSLHNISATLKCTSPSAVMFRSAVINAGYRTSGTHVNPLGLKTDAPMHTIWDIMRCWVKNHPVKAQPSHHPGTVILSKEPVLQANFAWDVESPSKGKDKKVAHFLPNPERHWGPKLRAGRQITGKHMSLLGTKEVNIFSNPEDSDNSAAVF